The Tamandua tetradactyla isolate mTamTet1 chromosome 18, mTamTet1.pri, whole genome shotgun sequence genome contains a region encoding:
- the CETN1 gene encoding centrin-1, whose protein sequence is MASSFRKSTAASTSQKRKVGPRPELTEDQKQEVREAFDLFDADGSGNIDVKELKVAMRALGFEPRKEEMKKMMCEVDKEGTGKISFNDFLAVMTQKMAEKDTKEEILKAFRLFDDDETGKISFKNLKRVASELGENLTDEELQEMIDEADRDGDGEVNEDEFLRIMKKTNLY, encoded by the coding sequence ATGGCTTCCAGCTTCAGGAAGTCAACCGCGGCCTCCACcagccagaagagaaaggtggGTCCGAGGCCTGAACTCACGGAAGATCAGAAGCAAGAAGTTCGGGAAGCATTTGATCTGTTCGATGCGGACGGGAGTGGAAACATCGACGTGAAGGAGCTGAAGGTGGCAATGAGGGCGCTGGGCTTTGAACCCCGGaaggaagagatgaagaaaatgatgtGCGAGGTGGACAAGGAAGGCACGGGGAAAATCAGCTTCAATGACTTTTTGGCCGTGATGACGCAGAAGATGGCTGAGAAAGAcaccaaagaagaaattctgaaGGCTTTCAGGCTCTTCGATGATGACGAAACCgggaaaatctcttttaaaaacttaaagCGAGTGGCCAGCGAATTGGGAGAAAACCTCACTGACGAGGAGCTGCAGGAAATGATCGACGAAGCTGATCGAGATGGAGATGGGGAAGTGAACGAGGATGAATTTCTTCGGATCATGAAAAAGACCAACCTTTATTAA